The stretch of DNA TCTGATTATGCGGACATCTGCTACTTCTTGTTAACTAGTTTGACTTTGCAAGTTCGAGATTCAGAGTTGGTCTGTAGCTCAAATAGCAGGATAAGAAACAGTCACAAACAAAACTGCTGAGTCTGaagtttgtccaaaaaaaaagaaaaataaaaccctgtcGCCATTCGCTTTGTCTCCCGTGTTCTGTAACGTTGGAGAGCAACAGACAGATTCCCTAGTCAGTGCCCGCTGTCTTGGTGACGTAACGTCTGTCAGTCTGCAGCAGACACTGCGTCCTTTCATCCCGCGTTCAGTTAAAAATCCTCTTGTTTTTCAGCTCCACGTTGAAGATCTCCAAGACGCCATTCAATACATGCATCAGAACAAGAAGTACAAAAAGGTGAGCTTCTGCACACGCGACCAGAGACGTTCTGTTCTGGGGGGAGGCAGAATACTGACATGTTCTTCCTCCGCAGATGGTGTTTTATATCGAAGCGTGCGAGTCCGGGTCGATGATGAAGAAACTGCCTGTTAACATTGACGGTGAGCCAAACTTCCTGTGACTTGAAGCCACTGATCCGAGTCGCAGGCTGAGTCAGAGTCATGTGGTTTGTTTCTTCGTACTGTTTTCACATCGTTTGTCCCGTCTAGACTGGACTATGATCCTCTTTTAACctttttagatgtttctctAAACTCAGTGATGTCAGCATTATGGCTTGTGGCCATTTCTGAGCATCATGTGATGAACAGAACCTGCTTACAGTACAAAAAGACTGTTTCATCGTCGTTTTTCTCCTAGAAATCGTCACCTGATTGTGATTTAATTATACTTTGCTTTTCAAATAGAAATTTCCTTCCATATTTAGTAAACAGAATGACATCAACTTCATTTGTTGCCAGTTATTTGTGTGGCTAGCAGTAAAATGAGAATGCACTTCCCCAGGTTATTCAACAGCTTATTGTGGAAAtgtattaaactaataaaaacaaagctaatgaaaacatgaaagaaacaaattgtTGCATTTTACCAGCTTGAGAAGGAAAGTTGAGTATTGGTGTGCCTGACAGTAGCAGTGCAAATAGTTAATGAAGAGAGTGTAAGGACTCCCTGCTCCTTCAGAGGCTGTGAAAATGATCCTGGACAGAGGATATGGACTAggactgggtcagaaccagccaGGACACTCTGAGATTGTTTTAGGTGTTACAGTTTTAAACCACTGTTCACATTATTTAAATTCCCTTTAATAGGAAGTTAGAGACCaatgattgtttgttttttttatgacagaGATTCCATGTTGCCACTTCCCCACATGTTGCTGCCCACTGCCTCTCAGCTGGCTAAAACAAGAGGTTTTCCCTCAAACTCAGAGAAAAAATTGATTTGACTGTTCGAAAATATTTCAGACTGACATGTCATGGAAACTAAAGGAGCACAACCcattacttattttattatttatttttttttacaatttaggTGACAAAAGATTAGCAATAAGTGTCATCGATTTGCTAAAACCTGTCAGCGCAACATGCAGGTGGCAAAAAAACGAACCATTTAAGTTGACAGTTTCATTTAGTTATTTGAAACTTTAAAGTTAGCTAAATACACGTTACTAAAGTGTTTTGGTTAGTGACGTCTGTCGAAGCTGAAGTAGCAGTGTAACCCGAGGTCGCCTGTGGTTTTTTTAGTGTACGCCACCACTGCAGCCAACGATCACGAGTCTTCATACGCCTGTTACTATGACGAGAGCAGGGACACCTACCTGGGCGACTGGTACAGCGTTAACTGGATGGAGGACTCTGATGCGGTACGTAATGTTAGAGTTCAAGCAAGCAGTCattctttaaatgtgtttatcgGTTACTACcattaactaaatgtttttatattcataGGTTCTTGACTCGTATTTGAGTTCAACATGGTGAAACGTCTTGATTAACATTTTAGGAAGTGGGGAACATGAGTGAACTGTCATTTCTGTaaccagctgctgctctgaaaTACCGTTAAgatgtcaaaaaatatattttctttctgagaTTTCTGCAACTCTGAGGAAGCTTCTTAAAATATGCAACGGATAAGAAACGtgcattttcataaaacaattttttttaaattaatatacatttttaagaaatatacaAAATCTGGAAGCAGATTTTTACACATTGTATAAAAAGACAACATCCTTTCTTTCTCCACAGTCTGACTTTATGTCAGATAAAaattcattgtgtttttgtgtgggaTTGTGAATTTTTAATTCTCTTTAAAGTCAGCAGTTTTAGTATTTATCTGAATTGTCTAAAACTGTATGACTAAATGATATATGTGTATGATTAACTGGACTACTTATATCAAAGTTGTTCACACTCACTTTCTCAGCTCTACTCATAATTTTTTAGTTGGCAAAACCTTCAGACTTTGTTGTTATCGACTTGTCACTTGTTTCCTTTGAGTCAATTTCCATTTGGAGGACCCGTTGGTTACCAAACTTTAACTTCCCATctaaatatgaatatgaatattaaCTGTGTAACTCCTAATGCCTTCAGTTGGCATCTTCATAAATTACCTCCAAGACACAAAAGCCACTTTTTCACTGTCTTTTTGAAGTCTTGGCTgatttctttacatttgtttcattatgCTTCCATGTAATATCCTCCCAGACATACAAAGCCATAAAATCATCATCTGGACCTTTACGCTACTCATTTACAGAACAATAACGTAGATTTCGCTCTCCGTTTTAGAAACAATTGTCAGTAATCCCAGGTTGACCTAAAACGGGAAAGGTTTGGTGTGATTTGATGTCAGACAGTGAGAACAGAAATGTTATATAAAAAGTATCTTTCTATGCAGTGTTTGCAAGTATGTGGTTTCAACTGTATGGGTTAGGAAAAAATACATTCTCTGCTCCAAACACCTGTTGTCAGATGAGCAGGAAAAGGAAGTGGTGAATGTTTgtaaaagcagctgcagcaagtggtttttgAAAAGAAGAATTAGATCTGACATAAAAGAGATctgctgttggaaaaaaaaaagaaaactataacAGAAACCTCAACATTAACATTTACTGTAAATCAGAACGGATGTGGTAATTTTTCTCTTATACAAGATTCtaggagaaaacatgaagtgtTGCTTTTAAAGCAAAGGTTATTTGAggaaatattcatatttattttgcgGTGTGATATTGGGTTTCCAGGAGGACCTGACTAAGGAAACTTTAATGAAGCAGTTCAAAATTGTGAGGACCGAAACCAACACCAGCCACGTCCAGCAGTTCGGCAACAAGGTGAGAGACGGGAAACTTCACAGTAGTGTTTATAGTTTATTCttggtgttttattattttgcttttcttttgtctgtctGCAGACTTTGGCCCACATGAAGGTTATCCAGTTTCAGGGGAACCCAAAAACATACAGGCCACCTGCTCCTCAGTTGACCAACCCACCAATCACAGCCAAGGACCTGACCCCGAGCCCCGACGTCCCCCTGGCCATCCTGAAGAGGAAGCTCATGTCCTCCAATGACATCAGAGCGGCGCGGGCCCTGCTGGCGGAGATCAGCTCCCACCTCAAGGTACAGGAGAAATCCCCCTCTTCCCCTCCGGGGGGCGCTCCAGAACTTTGGACGTTCCAAACTGTTGATTTGTTTGCGTGCGTTCAGGTCAAGGAGACTTTGGCTGAGACCATGCGCCACATCGTGGAGAAGGTGACCGGCAGCATGCTGAAGACGGAGGAGGTTCTGAACGACAGAGCCGAACTCTCCCAGTATGGCTGCTACAAGGCCGCTGTCAACCACTACAAACGCAGCTGCTTCAACTGGCACAAGCCTGAGGTAAGAGGCAACGCTTCCAGTCACTGAATATGGCTGGACGGAGTGTGTCTGAGAGACGTATCACCATATAaacgtttcatatcagttgatattgacaatttggttttaaacatctgaaatactgccagatgttttctgttttattcaccatgcagaaaaccaaaacttttttttatttttaaccagttttgaggcacagtggtgaaatctaaaactgctgctgtgcaagttactTAAAAGGTTGTTGCTGGTAGGGGTGggcaatatggacttaaagttttatcacaatattttgttactagtgtgacaacaataaaagcGAAGATACATAATATTAACTACTTCTTATTTAAGTAACTGCATGGGACGGCAATTATAGCCTCACAagcacaaatactgctcttttAAACATTCCCATTTGGTAAAAAACAATGTGATTTGTGTCACTAAAGAGCACATAATGACTTCATTTactcatattttcaaatatattgatatttattgatgcgtTCAATGAAGAAACAATGAAGAAAgtagtaaaactaacaattctaacaatttgttttgttttttaacatcattaattagaatttattgtggcaaaaataaatcaaaattaaaatcatgattaaaaaaatgtatcatgataaatgataaacgatgtGATAAGCGCCCACCCTaattgctaggtaaccaaagagtgagttagttgatgccaccaatcTTGCGTTAGCTAGCCTTGAGAAGTTGAGTGGCTAAAAcatttcctctgcctacatctcccagaaagctgtgcagttctggatgGGAGTTTGGTGAAGAttctatatattgaatattctatgaGGCGTATTAATCTATTGCCATATATATtgctattgatttattgatgctcAGACCAGCGTCAGACTGATCCAGATCATTGTGGTTGATGAGGCGAGCATTTTGGACTCTATGGCTGAAACTCTTTCACGTGACCTGAGTTTGGTTCTGTTTCCGAAGAGGAAATGCATCTTTTCTGACAGATTGTTCATCAGAAATGTCGCACACAGCTGGCATTAATCCAAAACTGTGGTTGGCACGCTCTCATAGGAGGATAGCAGGGACGGCTTGTAAGCTGTTGGACCTTTACAGTAATACaactaaaagttttaaaaagaaaacatttgatatAAATGTTCTCCTTTTTAATAGACTTTCTGAGTCTGCTCTGTAATGTCTCCTGTTTATCAACTGCCAGCAGCTCCACACAACTCTTCATTTTTAgtgaatgtgacaaaatgtcgGACATTTGTACCTCAGTATGTTTGGAATGTGAAATATGTCGGGACAGCATCCAGCTGCAGCGTACACCTGAGATATAAAAATGATTAGATATGTCAGGAAATCTATAACCAAGTAAACTGAAAACTAATAAATGCAGGGAATACAATAATAGAATACAAAAGTATTCTGTTTTGTACTATTTCCATTCTCAGGTGATGAATTGAACAGGTGAAGTTCTAAGCAGGTGATTGCACTGACTTTTATTAAGTGGTCTCTGAGTACAAGGGGTCTAAATACAGACGTAGTAAAGCAATCAGTTATAAAATGCAATTATACGCCAGTTTATATCAAACAACGACATAAAATGTCagtaatttatgtttaaatttgtggttgtaaagtgacaaactGTGAAAGTTCAAATATTAGCAGTAAAACAcgatttaaagaaataaaatacattacagtTTGTTTTACTTCTAGTTTTGCAGAATGCTAACTAcctcaaaaaagaaacattacgTATTACTTTCacatcaggggtgtccaaagtgtggcctggggGCCTTTTACGGCCTGCAGACAGATTTTGTGCGGCCCACAACAGCTGGTGGTTGATGcaaattgagattttttttatttttaatcagatcAAAAATGATTACAGACAAATTTAAATCTCACAATAGAAGATTTTGTCTACAACACGAAGTATTCAATACTCAGGCTTTgtgaacttttcaataaaaaaatgacttaaatctggttttaaatgctcagaattgacaaaaaaaaagttccattATTTTCAGTCGAGACATTAAAAAATTCAGAGTGGATTACTTTCTTTTAATGAAGCAAAAacccttttttacattttgaatctGTAATAATTACACTTCCCTTTCCAACATAAAAAGATGacttatttaattaaagtattGTGACTTAGTTTATTGTTCAGaagataaaaattttttttacagtattttggGAATTTTTAGTCCACATGTGACAAAAAATTTGGACGCCCCTGATTTACATATTCTTTTTAAGTCAGTGAATTCCCCACGCCGCCTCTCGTTCAGCTGTAAGGCTCGAATCAGAAAATCTCCTTCTTCTCCTGGAACTTCCTGACCTTTCGGTCGCCTGATTATTTACGTGTTGGATTAAAGCGGAGACTGTGGCAACGTTTCTGACGTGCggcaccctttttttttttttcttttctttttttagtttgaatatGCGCTCAGGCATCTCTACGCTCTGGTGAACCTGTGTGAAAGGGGATACCCTGCTGAGAGGTAACGTCCACTTCCCTGTTTTCAAACCGCTTCTTTATTCTGCATTTGTAATGTCGTAACTGTTAAACCTGAagtgttatttttaatgtgaaaatgactcagctttcattttctgttgccAAGTATTTATTCAACATCAGTGAAATGAATCGATGCCCTTATGCGGCGCAGTCGTTGCTAattttgtgctgttttcttgttttccagCATCCTCATGGCCATGGACTCTGTGTGTCCCTTCAGCAAGTAAAAACCACTAAAACCATTTTTGGCCTCAAACTGAGCAGCTTCTCGACGGAGCTCAGAAACTTCATTTTGCACTGCTGAGGAATCAATCGGATGATGTGGAGTTGACGTTATTGTTTCATGAACACACTATAAGCACGTTTTTACCATGCTGT from Xiphophorus hellerii strain 12219 chromosome 19, Xiphophorus_hellerii-4.1, whole genome shotgun sequence encodes:
- the lgmn gene encoding legumain isoform X2, whose amino-acid sequence is MRQSVLLALLGLSVGLVLGYPAAEEPDSGKHWVVIVAGSNGWYNYRHQADVCHAYQIVHRNGIPDEQIVVMMYDDLARNEQNPTPGIVINKPNGTDVYKGVPKDYVGDDVTPENFLAVLKGDASAVKGGSGKVLKSGPNDHVFVYFTDHGAPGILAFPSDDLHVEDLQDAIQYMHQNKKYKKMVFYIEACESGSMMKKLPVNIDVYATTAANDHESSYACYYDESRDTYLGDWYSVNWMEDSDAEDLTKETLMKQFKIVRTETNTSHVQQFGNKTLAHMKVIQFQGNPKTYRPPAPQLTNPPITAKDLTPSPDVPLAILKRKLMSSNDIRAARALLAEISSHLKVKETLAETMRHIVEKVTGSMLKTEEVLNDRAELSQYGCYKAAVNHYKRSCFNWHKPEVSPWGPERPRYSEKKK
- the lgmn gene encoding legumain isoform X1 — encoded protein: MRQSVLLALLGLSVGLVLGYPAAEEPDSGKHWVVIVAGSNGWYNYRHQADVCHAYQIVHRNGIPDEQIVVMMYDDLARNEQNPTPGIVINKPNGTDVYKGVPKDYVGDDVTPENFLAVLKGDASAVKGGSGKVLKSGPNDHVFVYFTDHGAPGILAFPSDDLHVEDLQDAIQYMHQNKKYKKMVFYIEACESGSMMKKLPVNIDVYATTAANDHESSYACYYDESRDTYLGDWYSVNWMEDSDAEDLTKETLMKQFKIVRTETNTSHVQQFGNKTLAHMKVIQFQGNPKTYRPPAPQLTNPPITAKDLTPSPDVPLAILKRKLMSSNDIRAARALLAEISSHLKVKETLAETMRHIVEKVTGSMLKTEEVLNDRAELSQYGCYKAAVNHYKRSCFNWHKPEFEYALRHLYALVNLCERGYPAESILMAMDSVCPFSK